The window CCCAGCAATGCAGCTATAAAAGAACCATGCCGGAAAACCGAGGATATACGTGTATTTTGTCGGGTCTTGATTCCCGAGCCCATACGCAAAACCATACCAAATAATAAAGTTTATTATTACTAGAATCACACCGATGATTGCTTCCCGGTGTGCAATTTTAAAGCGTTTATCTTCCATATGCACACACCTTTCCCTTTTATATTTTAAACGTACTTTCTGGAAAAACAAGCAGGAATGCAAACTGTGGCGGTTCTTGTTGGCTGGAAATGAAAGGATAGAAGTCTGCCGAAAGCTGGAGGGTATGGGATGCAGGGACGAGATGAGGGGAGCCATGTCGAAGCTTCGTTTTTTGTTGAAGGCTGTGCGTATAGGCATGAGATGGGGTCTCGGTGTATCGGCCAGTTTTTCCAAAAAAGAAAAAATCTTTAAAACTAGTAGCGCTTAGGCGTTACTTTTTTTATGCTTGATGTATGTGTTTGGTGATTTGGATAGGGGGATGAAAATCGCCCCCCTTTACCCCTTTCCGGGAGAGAGGATGTGCAGCTTGAGGATGGTGGATAGGATAATGGTTTTGAAGGAGCTTTTGGAGAGGCGGGCGTATCGGGAGGCATTTGGCCTTTTGAATGCGGAGCTTGAGGAGCTGAAGGGGCAGCCGCTTTCGGTTGTGCGCAAGGCGCTTGATGATATTGGGACTGTAGATGAGTTTTATACGTTGATTAAGTTGGCGGATCGCGGGGCGATGTACCGGCTTGTTTCGATTCTGTCCCGGGCGGCGCATAAGCGCTTCAATACGCTGCAGACTGCTGTCTGGTATTGCGACGAGCTGCTCGATAGCGGCCGGGCTCTCGATGCCGAGGAGCTGATTGCGGGTTATATAGAAAAGGCGGAGAGGGATGCGGATACGCCTGCTGAGCATATGGAGCGGGCGCTGTTTTGCCGGGCTCGCTGTTTGATTGAAATGAAAAGGTTTTCCGAGGCTGAGGATGCCATGGAGAAGGTGAAGGCGTCTGCTGATGGTCGGAGTTGGGACAGGCTTGGGTTTTACAGCTTGTTGACGGGGGACAGGGATCAGGCTGAGGTGTATTTGAAGAAGGGTTTGGATGATCCTGAGCTTGATTATTTCTGCTATCTTATTCTCGCGAATGTTAAGGCGGTTAACGGGGAGCATGCGGAGTCGCTTGCAATTTTACAGGAGGCGAAGGGGCTGTTCCCGGACCTGCCAGCACTGCTTGTGGAGGAGTTGCGCAGGTATCGGGACCTGGGCGATGATGGCCGGATGCTTGCGGTGATGGATGAAATTGAACAGCTCGTCCCATTCCATTCAATGAAAGGTTATTTTGGGCATTTGCGGGCGGCGGCTCTTTACCGGAAGCAGGATGTTACCGGGCTTCGGGAGTATTTGCAAGAGGACCTGAAGAGTTCGGTGTTTTTTGGAGAAGCGCAGGATGATGGCAGCTGGAAGGAGCTGAAGATCACGCCGGTTGTCCAGAAAAATAATTTCTGTGTTCCGGCGGCGCTCGAGATGCTGTCAG is drawn from Bacillus sp. FJAT-18017 and contains these coding sequences:
- a CDS encoding YhdT family protein, with the protein product MEDKRFKIAHREAIIGVILVIINFIIWYGFAYGLGNQDPTKYTYILGFPAWFFYSCIAGTIFMIVLIAVVMKFFFTEVPLEEGDEECTGK